The window GTGCCGGTGCTGTCCCTTTTTCTGATGCTGGGTCTGGTCTACATCGTGTACCACACCAAGGCGGGGCTGGGCATGCGGGCCATCAGCAAGGACATCGAAACCAGCTACCTCATGGGCGTGTCCGTGAACAAGGTCATTGCCCTGACCTTTGGCATTGGTTCGGCCCTGGCCGCGGCCAGCGGCATCATGTGGGCCCTTCGGTATCCGCAGCTGCAGCCCATCATGGGGGCCATTCCGGGCTTCAAGGCGTTCATCGCGGCCGTGTTCGGCGGCATCGGCTCCATCCAGGGCGCGGTTATCGGCGGTCTGGCCCTGGGCTTCATCGAAATCATGACCGTGGCATTTTTTCCGGATCTGGCGGGATACCGCGACGCGTTCGCGTTCATCCTGCTCATCGCCATTTTGCTGGTCAAGCCGACCGGGCTGCTGGGTGTCAAGACGGAGGATAAGGTTTAATGAAAGGCTCCATTTTTTTGAACGTTGCCCTCGTGGCCTGTTTGGGGGTGTTCCTGTGGTGGGCCGAGGGATCACTGGATGGATACAAGATCCAGATTCTGAATCTCATCGCCGTGAACATCATCCTGGCCTTGTCCTTGAACCTCATTTACGGGTTCACCGGTATGTTCAGCCTGGGGCACGCCGGATTCATGGCCATCGGCGCCTATGTCTGCTCCATCCTGATCATGACCCCGGACCAGAAGTCCATGCTGTTCATCCTGGAGGAGGCCTATCCCTGGGTTCAGAATTCCCACGCCCCCTTTTTGGTGGCGGTCGTCGCTGGCGGTTTGGTGGCGGCCCTGTTCGGTCTGGTCATCGGCGCGCCGCTGCTGCGTCTTGGGGATGATTATCTGGGCATTGCCACCATGGGTTTCGCCGAGATCGTCCGGGTCATCGCCAACAACATTCCCCGCGTCACCAACGGGGCCCTTGGTTTCAAGGGCATCCCGGACCATGCCAACCTGTGGTGGAATTTTGGCTGGTGTCTGCTCAC is drawn from Deltaproteobacteria bacterium and contains these coding sequences:
- a CDS encoding branched-chain amino acid ABC transporter permease — encoded protein: MNLATFIQHFLNSLTLGSLYALIAIGYTMVYGILRLINFAHSEIFMLGAYFVFWGITLFHLPWGVAMIASIVVVAGIGVLVDRIAYRPLRDAPRISALISAIGVSFFLQNVAIVFFQAIPREVYRPEWLENPMLWGDVRVLPLTLFVPVLSLFLMLGLVYIVYHTKAGLGMRAISKDIETSYLMGVSVNKVIALTFGIGSALAAASGIMWALRYPQLQPIMGAIPGFKAFIAAVFGGIGSIQGAVIGGLALGFIEIMTVAFFPDLAGYRDAFAFILLIAILLVKPTGLLGVKTEDKV
- a CDS encoding branched-chain amino acid ABC transporter permease; amino-acid sequence: MKGSIFLNVALVACLGVFLWWAEGSLDGYKIQILNLIAVNIILALSLNLIYGFTGMFSLGHAGFMAIGAYVCSILIMTPDQKSMLFILEEAYPWVQNSHAPFLVAVVAGGLVAALFGLVIGAPLLRLGDDYLGIATMGFAEIVRVIANNIPRVTNGALGFKGIPDHANLWWNFGWCLLTLYFVIRILGSNTGNVFKAIRDDETAAKAMGIDVFRIKLLSFSIGAFFAGVGGALLASLLTTIDPKMFLFTLTFNVLMIVVTGGLGSITGSILAGAGITVLLEWLRFVENPITIGDWTLDGIPGMRMVVFSLVLILVILFRREGIMGMREITWDGLARFVKRGRA